The sequence below is a genomic window from Cicer arietinum cultivar CDC Frontier isolate Library 1 chromosome 6, Cicar.CDCFrontier_v2.0, whole genome shotgun sequence.
AggaacaattttaaatatttattttgttctgtcatttcattttttcacaTTTTCACATAGACCAAAATTGCTTACTTAAAAAGCACAATATAAGAgattttcattttgattttatggTGTGTCCTTGAACAATTTTTTGGTGACCAAATTTCCTAATAGCCACCATAATAATCTAAGCTATGTACTCATCATCATGTATTGATATATCATCTTTTGGATTTAACCTCTGTTGATTGTGATTGTGATCCAGCAGTAAGTGCAGCAGCAGCAGATTCAACATGTGTAAGAAGatattcatatattttcttCCTAAGTCTTTCAATTGTCTCGGCTGGTATCTGACACCATTCACCCTCATTCCATCCTATCTCATCTAACCAATCATTTACACTTTTTAGTTGACTCAGCATGCCTGCTATTTCACCATTGTTTGACAAACCAATGTCTCCATCACTCTCCAAGAATTTCTCTACAAACAACAGAAACCAGTCTCTCGACCGCACTTGCAGCGTCTCGGCTAAATTAACTGCTTCTTCAAGGCCATTTCCTTTAATCCATTCTGGAAGAGGTTCTACTACTTGCTTTTGCACGTTTGCTGACCGATCAATTTGTTTGCGTTGAGTTCGATCTTGTAAGCCTTGTTTTGAATTACCTGCTGATGCCAGCCGGGTTTTTCCattagattttgatgaaacatcTTCTCTTGAATTTTCTAGGACTAATACTGGTTTACTTCCGATaacattattttgattttgagaatTATTACTTGTACTTGAAGGTAGAAGCGTGGACGATAGCGGTTCTCTTTTATAAACAGAAAAGGATGATAGATTGGTGGATAAGGCAGCTTGGACCCATGAAGCTGCAAGCTTTTGTCTATCTGATTTGAGTTTTAGTGTTTCTTCTGTTATCATTCTTTCATTATCTGGAGATGAATCATCTGGAATGGTTTTACAAAGGGAGTCTGCAATCGTCCGCGCGCTATTCAGGCTCGTGTGAAGAGCTAAAAACTGCTCTATCGCAGGCTGCGGATTATGTTCCTTAGCAGAATTACTTAGCTCTGCATATACACTGCAAGGAATATACCAAATAGTGTCAGAAATAGCTTGAGTCGCGGCTTataaaacataaacataaacacCAGACAcggaattaataataatttaagaaaatacaaGTGATTGCATGTAACTACATGATACATGAGTTGGTTTCAAAATCTCAATCAGATTGAGAAACAGAAAAATCTGAAGTTCTGATCTAAATTAAGTAAATACAATTCACATGAATATATTGATACCTAAGACATTGCAGCAAACTCTCAGAAGCAGCAGCCTCTTGTATAGCCTCAGTTGCTGCCATTTGTGCTGCATCTCTGTGCTTCATTACTTCCTGtcaatatgtaaaaaaaataaaataagaatataacaAAACATTCATAGAACTTCCTGTGAAAATTTCAACTCTCAGCTGTGAGCACCGGAAGCAACAACAGACTAATGACACAGATAAAAGTCAAGTAAGCTAAAACTTAACAAAGAAAGAGTTATAAAGCGATAAATATACCCTTCCAAGCTTTGCAATAGATGAAGGGAGTGAAGTCCATTGAACACTTGCATCTGTCACTTTTTTACTATTTGGAGAAACCTTGACTAAGTTTCCAGGAAATCCAGCTTCTGATGATTTCTTTCCAAAAGAATTCCTTTTCTTACTTGACTTTTCTTGCTCTTCCATAGTTCCATCAGCAATAAGTTTCTTTGTAGATGTTTGAATCTTGTTCTCTTCCTTAGAGGACTTGGTTTGTGCTTGTGTCTTGCTCTCATCTTTAGAGGAAAACTTCTCACTTGATGTACTTTTCCTAGGAGTCTGCAACACCATAAAGTGAAAGAAGAAAACATAATTGTTTCATCGACTCAAAAGACAAAAGTTATGGACATACA
It includes:
- the LOC101502171 gene encoding uncharacterized protein, which encodes MANLVPGVLLKLMQHMNTDIKVGGEHRSSLLQVVSIVPALAGGDLFPNQGFYLKVSDSSHSTYVSLPDEHDDLILSDKIQLGQFVFVDRFEAASPVPILHGVRPVPGRHACVGTPEDIVATHSLGFLNNAAEVVKVKVEKNNSVCSGFKSPRKVLEKARSLNVDEEQSDKKSMVFARCKSQTTKACVDVLKKEKLTRLKSLNSRSTIVPSSPTSCYSLPNSFEKFSNGVKQQDNINGVRGVSPVGKRVAVGNSIRNLVQGIEFGAKALRKSWEGNMEIKNNKDTSKLRVSKSDPKLEVRSTTPRKSTSSEKFSSKDESKTQAQTKSSKEENKIQTSTKKLIADGTMEEQEKSSKKRNSFGKKSSEAGFPGNLVKVSPNSKKVTDASVQWTSLPSSIAKLGREVMKHRDAAQMAATEAIQEAAASESLLQCLSVYAELSNSAKEHNPQPAIEQFLALHTSLNSARTIADSLCKTIPDDSSPDNERMITEETLKLKSDRQKLAASWVQAALSTNLSSFSVYKREPLSSTLLPSSTSNNSQNQNNVIGSKPVLVLENSREDVSSKSNGKTRLASAGNSKQGLQDRTQRKQIDRSANVQKQVVEPLPEWIKGNGLEEAVNLAETLQVRSRDWFLLFVEKFLESDGDIGLSNNGEIAGMLSQLKSVNDWLDEIGWNEGEWCQIPAETIERLRKKIYEYLLTHVESAAAALTAGSQSQSTEVKSKR